The Shewanella japonica genome has a window encoding:
- a CDS encoding flagellar protein FlaG, translating to MDINFTGTSNTLTDNMGTRQLTESKAQVAEEKTKVAELVKSDQQAKDYVDKESNNQELAEVTDDLNDMASIMRKGLAFKVDDDSGKNVISVMDIDSGDVIRQIPNEEALELSKKLAEVAGILLNTEA from the coding sequence ATGGATATCAATTTTACTGGTACCTCAAATACCCTTACTGATAATATGGGGACTCGTCAACTGACTGAGAGTAAAGCTCAGGTCGCAGAAGAAAAAACCAAAGTTGCTGAGTTAGTAAAGTCAGATCAACAAGCTAAAGACTATGTTGATAAAGAGTCAAATAATCAAGAGTTAGCCGAAGTTACTGATGACCTAAATGATATGGCGTCAATAATGCGTAAAGGGCTTGCCTTTAAAGTGGATGATGACTCTGGGAAAAATGTGATCAGTGTCATGGATATTGACTCTGGTGATGTCATTAGGCAAATACCTAATGAAGAAGCGTTAGAACTGTCGAAAAAATTAGCTGAAGTGGCAGGGATTTTGCTTAATACAGAGGCATAA
- the fliD gene encoding flagellar filament capping protein FliD, with translation MALTATGIGSGLDINTIVGVLVDAEKLPKEALFDKSEATIDAKVSAIGSLKSKLSTFQDALEKLSDPDALNIRKVSTGESIYFGATADKNAQSGSYQIQVEQLASSHKVAGANVADPSLGVGTGSLDLSVNGEAFSVDIEATDSLEDIAKKINGATDNSGVTATIIKSDDGSRIVFSSDEPGTDNEVTITANDTAGSGLNDMFGAGNLTTLQNAENAVIYIDGQKVTSQSNEITDAIAGVTLSLTDADVSKTSTLKIEQDDELVKENVQAFVDAYNTLVTSISDMSKYDTEKEEAAALQGDSMIRSVESQMRSMISNRVDVDGQSVALYDIGIETDRYGKMSINTEKLDESISENMDLVEGLFATPDTGIASQLDTMVEGYVKTGGLIDSRNNSLTSEKSRLDDQRDAFSLKMELLEARLFKQFNAMDLVVASLNQQSSGLTERLNSLPGSVPSS, from the coding sequence ATGGCATTAACAGCAACTGGTATTGGCTCAGGTCTTGATATCAACACCATTGTCGGTGTACTCGTCGATGCTGAAAAACTCCCTAAAGAAGCATTATTCGATAAAAGTGAAGCGACAATAGATGCAAAAGTGTCAGCGATTGGTTCGTTGAAAAGTAAATTATCGACATTCCAAGATGCACTAGAGAAGCTGAGTGACCCAGATGCACTTAATATTCGTAAAGTGTCGACTGGCGAAAGCATTTATTTTGGCGCTACAGCCGATAAGAATGCACAATCAGGCAGTTATCAAATTCAAGTAGAACAGCTGGCTTCTTCTCATAAAGTGGCTGGAGCCAATGTGGCCGACCCGAGTTTAGGGGTGGGAACTGGTAGCCTGGATTTATCGGTTAATGGTGAAGCTTTCTCAGTAGATATTGAAGCCACCGACTCACTTGAAGATATCGCCAAAAAAATCAATGGCGCTACAGACAACTCTGGTGTAACTGCAACGATCATTAAAAGTGATGATGGTAGCCGTATCGTGTTTAGCTCTGATGAGCCAGGTACCGACAATGAAGTGACAATTACTGCGAACGATACTGCCGGCTCTGGGTTAAATGACATGTTTGGCGCTGGAAATTTGACGACACTTCAAAATGCGGAAAATGCCGTCATCTATATTGATGGTCAAAAGGTTACTTCTCAATCTAATGAAATTACCGATGCCATTGCTGGTGTCACGCTTTCGCTAACTGATGCTGATGTATCAAAAACCTCAACATTAAAAATTGAGCAAGATGACGAGCTAGTTAAAGAAAATGTGCAAGCATTTGTGGATGCATACAATACGTTAGTGACTTCAATCAGTGATATGTCTAAATATGACACTGAAAAAGAAGAAGCCGCTGCGCTGCAAGGGGATTCAATGATTCGTTCGGTAGAATCCCAAATGAGAAGCATGATCAGTAATCGAGTCGATGTTGACGGACAGAGCGTTGCATTATATGACATTGGTATTGAAACTGATCGATACGGAAAAATGTCAATTAATACCGAAAAACTAGATGAATCTATCAGTGAAAACATGGATTTAGTTGAAGGATTATTTGCGACTCCTGACACAGGTATTGCAAGCCAATTAGATACCATGGTCGAAGGTTATGTTAAAACGGGTGGGTTAATTGATAGCCGTAATAATAGTTTAACCAGTGAGAAAAGCCGTTTAGACGATCAGCGTGATGCGTTTAGTTTGAAAATGGAGTTACTTGAAGCACGTTTATTTAAACAGTTTAATGCCATGGATTTGGTCGTTGCATCATTGAATCAACAAAGCTCTGGATTAACAGAGCGATTAAATTCATTACCAGGCTCTGTGCCAAGTAGCTAA
- the flgK gene encoding flagellar hook-associated protein FlgK, producing MAVDLLNIARTGVLAAQSQMGVTSNNIANANTIGYHRQVAEQSSLESQKIGNSFYGTGTYVTDVKRIYNDFAARELRIGQTSMSAAETRYTKMNEMDQLYSQIGSMVPDRLNDFFSSINSVADLPTDIGMRDSMLGAAQQAASSLNQMQSHLDSQMKQTNSQIGAMADRINEISNELASINLELMKSESPDSQLLDKQDALILELSEYSEVNVIPLENGAKSVMLGGSVMLVSGEVSMQIGTTTGDPYPNESRLTTTTGNQSLVIDGSKLGGQLGELFKFRDETLVPVGQELGQLALGIADAFNEMQSNGYDLNGEIGQNIFTDINDPLMSAGRVGEFDGNTGTAKIRVNIDDVGELTGSSYELSFTAPSTYELKDTKTGEVQALTYDAVNNQLTGGDGFSIQIDSVPAGFADGDKFEIRPNAGAAAGIGVEMTDPKGIAAAAPKITGEPTNSGDTSVKLTSIDRTNANFPVTDSEITIQIDTVTNTYQAFDASGAAIGGPTAFTPPQISTPYGFGFEISDTSTAGVTDSYTFDLSFAEGDNSNAIEMAKLSDEKLMNGGTTTLAGVFEGSKLDIASKTKAAAVSFESNEAVYLQAYNRVQSESGVNLDEEAANLMRYQQSYQASARIMTTAQQMFDSLLSSVR from the coding sequence ATGGCTGTTGATTTATTAAATATCGCCCGCACCGGCGTACTGGCGGCTCAATCTCAAATGGGCGTTACCAGTAATAACATTGCTAACGCCAATACGATTGGCTATCACCGTCAAGTTGCCGAGCAGTCGTCGTTAGAATCCCAAAAGATTGGTAACAGCTTTTATGGTACGGGTACTTACGTTACTGATGTAAAGCGGATCTACAATGACTTTGCTGCCAGAGAGTTGCGTATAGGCCAAACCTCAATGAGCGCCGCAGAGACTCGTTACACCAAAATGAATGAGATGGATCAGCTCTATTCACAAATTGGTTCAATGGTGCCAGATCGATTAAACGACTTTTTCTCAAGCATTAATAGTGTGGCCGATTTACCAACCGATATAGGTATGCGTGACAGTATGCTTGGCGCAGCGCAACAAGCTGCAAGTAGCCTAAATCAAATGCAGTCTCATCTCGACTCACAGATGAAACAGACTAATAGTCAAATTGGTGCGATGGCTGATCGCATCAATGAAATCAGCAATGAGCTGGCTAGCATTAATCTAGAGCTAATGAAAAGCGAAAGTCCAGACAGCCAGTTACTAGATAAACAAGATGCACTTATTTTGGAGTTAAGTGAGTATTCCGAAGTCAACGTTATTCCGCTTGAGAATGGTGCTAAAAGTGTCATGTTAGGCGGCTCTGTGATGCTGGTGTCTGGTGAAGTTTCAATGCAAATCGGTACCACTACTGGAGACCCTTATCCCAATGAATCTCGTTTGACCACGACCACTGGTAATCAAAGTTTAGTAATTGATGGATCAAAACTAGGCGGTCAACTTGGGGAGCTATTTAAATTTCGCGATGAAACCTTAGTGCCTGTTGGCCAAGAATTAGGTCAATTAGCGTTAGGTATTGCTGATGCATTCAATGAAATGCAGTCAAATGGTTATGATTTAAATGGTGAAATTGGTCAAAATATATTTACTGATATAAATGATCCACTGATGTCAGCTGGGCGTGTCGGTGAATTTGACGGAAATACTGGTACTGCCAAAATCCGAGTCAACATAGATGATGTCGGTGAATTGACAGGAAGTTCATATGAACTGTCGTTTACTGCACCTTCAACCTATGAGTTAAAAGATACTAAAACAGGTGAAGTACAAGCTTTGACCTATGATGCTGTCAATAACCAGTTAACGGGCGGAGATGGATTCAGTATCCAAATTGACTCGGTGCCAGCAGGTTTTGCAGATGGTGATAAGTTTGAAATTAGACCCAATGCAGGCGCCGCAGCAGGTATTGGTGTCGAAATGACCGATCCCAAAGGTATTGCAGCAGCTGCCCCTAAAATTACTGGTGAACCCACTAACTCGGGTGACACCAGTGTTAAGTTAACTAGCATAGATAGAACAAATGCTAATTTCCCTGTGACTGATAGTGAAATCACTATTCAAATCGATACCGTTACAAATACTTATCAAGCTTTTGACGCCAGTGGCGCAGCAATTGGTGGCCCAACGGCATTTACTCCTCCACAAATTAGTACACCTTATGGCTTTGGTTTTGAAATTAGCGACACGTCAACAGCTGGCGTAACCGACAGTTATACCTTCGATTTATCATTTGCCGAAGGAGATAACAGCAATGCGATAGAAATGGCGAAACTGTCAGATGAAAAATTAATGAATGGCGGCACAACGACCTTAGCTGGCGTGTTTGAAGGTAGTAAGCTTGATATTGCTAGCAAAACCAAAGCCGCTGCCGTGTCTTTTGAATCAAATGAAGCTGTTTATCTACAAGCATATAACCGTGTACAAAGTGAGTCGGGAGTGAACTTAGACGAAGAAGCTGCCAACTTAATGCGTTATCAACAATCTTACCAAGCTTCAGCCAGGATCATGACAACAGCTCAGCAAATGTTTGATTCATTGCTTAGTTCTGTTCGTTAG
- the flgJ gene encoding flagellar assembly peptidoglycan hydrolase FlgJ: MEKLSNSSHFLDLGGLDSLRSQAQKDEKAALKEVAKQFEGIFIQMLMKSMRDANAAFKSDSPMNSQTTEFFENMRDQQMSVDLSDKGMLGIADLMVQQLSPQDTPFKPASVLRGDIDANIQHGLFDNKSADIAVSPIASFAQKTPNEPVVNVNQLASHHSVIDEQAMAKILAGEKGTSVAANGNQLPQSVNKAPSEFSNPAHFVNTLYPHAEKAAKALGTTPEVLLAQSALETGWGQKMIRRQDGTASNNLFNIKADTRWQGDKTSVNTLEYEQGKAVKQRADFRMYDSIEQSFNDFVSFIANGERYQEAKKVAAEPAKFINELQKAGYATDPQYAKKVLKVMETVTNGLKSALPGETN, encoded by the coding sequence ATGGAAAAGCTGTCAAATTCATCGCACTTTCTGGATCTAGGAGGACTAGATTCATTACGTTCTCAGGCTCAGAAAGACGAGAAAGCGGCACTTAAAGAAGTCGCTAAACAGTTTGAAGGTATCTTTATTCAAATGCTGATGAAAAGCATGCGTGATGCTAACGCAGCTTTTAAATCAGACAGTCCAATGAACAGTCAAACCACTGAGTTTTTTGAGAACATGCGTGATCAACAAATGTCAGTGGACTTGTCTGATAAAGGTATGCTGGGCATTGCTGATTTAATGGTTCAGCAATTATCACCTCAAGATACACCATTTAAGCCTGCCTCTGTCCTTCGTGGCGATATTGATGCAAACATTCAACATGGTTTATTTGATAACAAATCAGCAGACATTGCGGTCAGTCCAATAGCGTCGTTTGCACAAAAAACACCCAATGAACCAGTAGTAAATGTTAATCAGCTTGCCAGTCATCACTCGGTTATCGATGAGCAAGCAATGGCGAAAATTCTGGCAGGCGAAAAGGGCACTTCAGTTGCCGCTAATGGCAATCAATTGCCGCAATCAGTCAATAAAGCGCCGTCCGAATTTAGCAACCCTGCGCATTTTGTTAATACGCTTTATCCTCATGCTGAAAAAGCAGCTAAAGCTCTCGGAACAACACCTGAAGTGTTGCTTGCTCAGTCAGCACTTGAAACAGGCTGGGGTCAGAAAATGATCAGACGTCAAGACGGCACGGCTAGTAATAACCTGTTTAACATTAAAGCCGATACTCGCTGGCAGGGTGATAAGACATCGGTGAACACCTTGGAGTATGAGCAAGGCAAGGCTGTTAAACAAAGAGCTGACTTTAGAATGTACGACAGTATTGAACAAAGCTTTAATGATTTTGTGTCCTTTATCGCCAATGGTGAACGTTACCAAGAGGCCAAAAAAGTGGCTGCAGAACCTGCAAAATTTATTAATGAGTTACAAAAAGCTGGCTACGCCACTGATCCTCAATACGCAAAGAAAGTGCTAAAAGTGATGGAAACAGTGACTAATGGACTTAAGTCTGCATTACCAGGAGAGACTAACTAA
- a CDS encoding flagellin: MAITVNTNVTSMKAQKNLNASTGNLATSMERLSSGLRINSAKDDAAGLAISNRLNSQVRGLEVGMRNANDAISIAQISEGAMQEQTNMLQRMRDLTVQSENGANSTEDLAALKAEMDELALEITEIGNNTAFGETKLLDGSFSGGKNFQVGHQDGEDITITVKTSDSTSLSVASLTNATSAGRASALSKIDAAIKTIDSQRADLGAKQNRLAHNIANSANTQANVADAKSRIVDVDFAKETAEMTKNQVLQQTGSAMLAQANQLPQVALSLL; encoded by the coding sequence ATGGCTATTACAGTAAATACAAACGTAACATCAATGAAAGCGCAAAAGAACTTAAATGCTTCTACAGGTAACTTAGCAACCTCAATGGAGCGTTTATCAAGTGGTTTACGTATTAACAGCGCAAAAGATGATGCGGCTGGTTTAGCTATTTCGAACCGTTTGAACTCTCAAGTTCGTGGTTTAGAAGTGGGTATGCGTAACGCTAACGACGCAATCTCAATCGCTCAAATCTCTGAAGGCGCAATGCAAGAGCAAACAAACATGCTTCAGCGTATGCGTGACTTAACGGTACAATCTGAGAATGGTGCAAACAGTACTGAAGATTTAGCGGCTCTTAAAGCTGAAATGGACGAACTTGCACTAGAAATTACTGAAATTGGTAATAACACCGCATTTGGTGAAACTAAATTATTAGATGGTAGTTTTTCAGGTGGTAAAAACTTCCAAGTAGGTCACCAAGATGGTGAAGATATCACTATTACAGTTAAAACAAGTGACTCTACAAGCTTATCAGTTGCCTCACTAACTAACGCAACATCAGCGGGCCGTGCTTCTGCTCTGTCTAAAATCGATGCGGCAATTAAAACAATTGATAGCCAACGTGCAGATTTAGGTGCGAAACAAAACCGTCTTGCACATAACATCGCTAACAGTGCAAATACACAAGCAAACGTTGCAGATGCTAAATCACGTATTGTAGATGTTGATTTCGCGAAAGAAACCGCTGAAATGACTAAAAACCAAGTGTTACAACAAACAGGTTCTGCAATGCTTGCACAGGCTAACCAGTTACCTCAAGTGGCATTATCTCTTCTATAA
- the flgL gene encoding flagellar hook-associated protein FlgL, which translates to MRISTAQMFHQNTLSLSKGQSSTNKILEQLASGKRLNTAGDDPVAAIGVDNLKQKNALVDQFVKNIDYAQKHLGLSESKLGSTETIMSSMREQLQRAANGSLSQSERQMIADEMKDSLEELMSIANTKDESGNYIFAGNNTNNPPFAFDNNGQIIYSGDSGERQSIVASGVTIGTNVPGDTVFMNAPNPLGDYGVNYLPSQQGDFVVDKAAIFDSAAHVEDTYTFKFVDNAGVLDLQIEDSGGTVVSTVANFDPSNPVSFNGIEVQLSGQPVAGDSFTMEPQETVSILDTFNEAIAMLEDPTIPNTSQGNSKLAQLLNNIDSGQNQVSTARSIAGNSLKSLESISTNHAEEKIVNDSALSMLEDLDYAAAITEFEKQQLALNAVSSVFGKVGSISLFDYI; encoded by the coding sequence ATGCGTATTTCAACTGCTCAAATGTTTCATCAAAATACTTTAAGTCTGTCTAAAGGTCAGTCTTCAACCAATAAAATTTTGGAACAACTGGCAAGTGGCAAAAGGCTCAATACCGCAGGAGACGATCCTGTTGCAGCTATTGGTGTTGATAACTTAAAACAAAAAAACGCCTTGGTGGATCAATTCGTCAAGAATATTGACTATGCACAAAAGCACCTTGGATTAAGCGAAAGTAAGTTAGGCAGCACAGAAACAATTATGAGTAGTATGCGTGAGCAACTACAGCGCGCCGCAAACGGCAGCCTATCTCAATCGGAACGGCAAATGATTGCCGATGAAATGAAAGATAGTCTCGAAGAGTTAATGTCGATTGCCAACACAAAAGACGAATCGGGTAATTATATCTTTGCTGGCAACAATACTAATAATCCACCTTTTGCGTTTGATAATAATGGTCAAATAATTTACAGCGGTGACAGTGGCGAGCGGCAAAGTATCGTTGCCTCGGGTGTTACCATCGGAACAAATGTGCCAGGTGACACTGTGTTTATGAACGCACCTAATCCGCTTGGTGATTATGGTGTCAATTATTTGCCATCTCAACAGGGTGATTTTGTTGTTGATAAGGCGGCCATTTTTGATTCTGCTGCACACGTAGAAGATACCTATACCTTTAAGTTTGTTGATAACGCAGGTGTCCTTGATTTACAAATTGAAGATTCGGGCGGCACCGTCGTATCAACGGTTGCAAACTTTGATCCTAGCAATCCGGTAAGTTTTAACGGCATAGAAGTTCAACTGTCAGGTCAGCCTGTCGCGGGTGACTCTTTTACCATGGAACCTCAAGAAACCGTCAGTATTCTAGATACCTTTAATGAAGCGATTGCGATGCTTGAAGATCCTACTATTCCAAATACTTCTCAAGGAAACTCAAAGTTGGCACAGCTATTGAATAATATCGATAGTGGTCAAAATCAAGTCAGTACAGCAAGAAGTATTGCTGGCAATAGCTTGAAAAGTTTAGAGAGTATCTCTACGAATCACGCTGAAGAAAAAATCGTTAATGATAGCGCATTATCCATGCTTGAAGATTTGGACTATGCCGCAGCAATAACTGAATTTGAAAAACAGCAACTGGCATTAAATGCCGTGTCGAGTGTGTTCGGCAAAGTCGGTTCTATTTCGTTGTTTGATTATATCTAG
- a CDS encoding flagellin, with the protein MAITVNTNVTSMKAQKNLNASTQNLSTSMERLSSGLRINSAKDDAAGLAISNRLNSQVRGLEVGMRNANDAISIAQISEGAMQEQTNMLQRMRDLTIQSENGANSPDDLAALKAEMDQLAEEITAIGNSTAFGDTKLLTGDFSAGKTFQVGHQDGEDISITVKTSNATSLSVAALTNATSAGRASALTKIDAAIKNIDTQRADLGAKQNRLAHNIANSANTQANVADAKSRIVDVDFAKETAEMTKNQVLQQTGSSMLAQANQLPQVALSLLG; encoded by the coding sequence ATGGCTATTACAGTAAATACCAATGTTACATCTATGAAAGCACAGAAGAACTTAAATGCGTCGACGCAAAATTTAAGTACTTCGATGGAACGTTTATCAAGTGGTTTACGTATTAACAGTGCAAAAGATGATGCGGCCGGTCTAGCTATTTCTAACCGCTTGAACTCGCAGGTTCGTGGGTTAGAGGTTGGTATGCGTAATGCGAACGATGCAATTTCGATAGCGCAAATCTCAGAAGGTGCGATGCAAGAACAGACAAACATGTTGCAGCGTATGCGTGATTTGACTATTCAATCTGAAAATGGTGCAAACAGCCCTGACGATTTAGCAGCATTGAAAGCTGAGATGGATCAATTAGCGGAAGAAATCACCGCGATTGGTAATAGTACGGCTTTCGGTGACACGAAATTATTAACAGGTGACTTTTCTGCTGGTAAAACGTTCCAAGTTGGTCACCAAGATGGTGAAGATATCAGCATTACAGTTAAAACAAGTAATGCGACAAGTCTATCTGTTGCAGCATTAACAAATGCGACTTCAGCAGGACGTGCATCAGCGCTAACCAAAATTGATGCCGCAATTAAAAATATTGATACTCAACGTGCAGATTTAGGTGCAAAACAAAACCGTCTAGCACATAACATTGCAAACAGTGCAAATACGCAAGCTAACGTTGCAGATGCTAAGTCGCGTATTGTTGATGTTGATTTCGCGAAAGAAACCGCTGAAATGACTAAAAACCAAGTGTTGCAACAAACGGGTAGCTCAATGTTGGCTCAAGCTAACCAATTGCCACAAGTGGCGCTATCATTATTAGGTTAA